Proteins found in one Geomonas subterranea genomic segment:
- a CDS encoding MerR family transcriptional regulator, with translation MYRVSQLAAKFGLSRSTLLYYDQEGLLSPSGRSGAGYRLYSERDLERLAAIVSFRKAGLSIEETRVLLASGEGEQSVLRKRLAVIGDQIRALQAQQHLLARMLRVQSGGELPESVDKETWVEMLRAAGMDDEAMETWHAEFERRAPQAHHSFLLSLGIGEQEAQAIRAWSAAGGKEGAVREG, from the coding sequence ATGTACCGCGTAAGTCAACTGGCCGCGAAGTTCGGCCTCTCCCGCAGCACGCTGCTTTACTACGACCAGGAGGGGCTCCTCTCCCCGTCCGGCCGCAGCGGCGCGGGTTACCGCCTCTATTCCGAGAGGGACCTCGAGCGCCTGGCCGCCATCGTCTCCTTCCGCAAGGCGGGGCTCTCCATCGAGGAGACCCGGGTGCTCCTGGCGTCGGGTGAAGGGGAACAGTCGGTGCTCAGGAAGCGGCTTGCCGTCATCGGCGACCAGATCCGCGCCCTCCAGGCCCAGCAGCACCTCCTGGCCCGGATGCTCCGGGTGCAGTCGGGGGGGGAACTTCCGGAGAGCGTGGACAAGGAGACCTGGGTGGAGATGCTGCGTGCCGCGGGCATGGACGACGAGGCCATGGAAACGTGGCACGCCGAGTTCGAGCGGCGGGCTCCCCAGGCGCACCACTCCTTCCTCCTCAGCCTGGGGATCGGGGAGCAGGAGGCGCAGGCCATCAGGGCGTGGTCGGCGGCCGGCGGAAAGGAGGGGGCGGTCCGGGAGGGATAG
- a CDS encoding four-helix bundle copper-binding protein, whose protein sequence is MKTSEMFAAHPRKLTMDVTAITECISSLVECADVCTSCADACLGEQSVQNLTKCIRLNLDCADICQTTARVLSRQTDPVPQLLRTQLESCVVACRLCMQECEVHSETHQHCRICRSSCQNCEKICQDLISRLSEGARTTFL, encoded by the coding sequence ATGAAGACTTCGGAAATGTTCGCCGCCCATCCCAGGAAACTCACCATGGATGTCACCGCCATCACCGAGTGCATCAGCTCGCTCGTAGAATGCGCCGACGTCTGCACCAGCTGCGCCGATGCCTGCTTGGGCGAACAATCGGTGCAGAACCTCACCAAGTGCATCCGGCTCAACCTCGACTGCGCCGATATCTGCCAGACCACCGCCCGCGTGCTTTCCCGCCAGACCGACCCGGTCCCCCAACTGCTCAGAACCCAGCTCGAGAGCTGCGTCGTCGCCTGCCGTCTCTGCATGCAGGAGTGCGAGGTGCATTCGGAGACGCACCAGCATTGCCGCATCTGCAGGTCCAGCTGCCAGAATTGCGAGAAGATCTGCCAGGACCTGATTTCCCGTCTCTCCGAGGGGGCCAGGACCACCTTTTTGTAA
- a CDS encoding YbhB/YbcL family Raf kinase inhibitor-like protein: MEKMRLSSPAFQDNGRIPARYTCDGDNMNPELRFENVPDGTRSLALVMEDPDAPNGLWVHWILWNIGPRVTTLVEQAEPREVVIGKNSWGHNQYGGPCPPSGSHRYIFRLYALDTTLDLAGTASKGQLDVAMQDHVLAEASLTGMYGGG; this comes from the coding sequence ATGGAAAAGATGCGGTTGAGCAGCCCGGCCTTTCAGGACAACGGGCGCATTCCCGCCAGGTACACCTGCGACGGCGACAACATGAACCCTGAACTCAGGTTCGAGAACGTCCCCGACGGCACCAGGTCGCTGGCGCTGGTCATGGAGGACCCGGACGCTCCAAACGGGTTGTGGGTGCACTGGATACTCTGGAACATCGGGCCCCGGGTGACCACGCTGGTGGAGCAGGCCGAGCCGCGCGAGGTGGTGATCGGGAAGAACAGCTGGGGGCACAACCAGTACGGCGGTCCCTGCCCTCCATCCGGCAGCCACCGCTACATCTTCAGGCTCTATGCGCTTGACACCACGCTGGACCTGGCGGGGACGGCCAGCAAGGGGCAGCTGGACGTGGCCATGCAGGACCATGTCCTGGCGGAGGCGTCCCTTACCGGGATGTACGGCGGGGGGTAG
- a CDS encoding bacteriohemerythrin: protein MTLVEWDDTLVLGLPQIDEHHHKLVEILNRCYRALMLHDHSHELEGVVGELLDYTQYHFQAEEQLMAGLGYASAPSHAAAHRKFIKSIHNFKDRSDAGESFVAIDVLVFLKDWLVGHIQNTDRAFINFINERPEP from the coding sequence ATGACACTGGTAGAGTGGGACGATACGCTGGTCCTAGGATTGCCGCAGATAGACGAACACCACCACAAGCTGGTCGAGATTCTGAACCGGTGCTACCGGGCGCTCATGCTGCACGACCACAGCCACGAGCTGGAGGGAGTGGTCGGCGAGCTTTTGGATTACACCCAGTACCATTTCCAGGCCGAGGAACAGCTGATGGCCGGGCTCGGATATGCGTCGGCGCCGTCGCATGCCGCCGCCCATCGCAAGTTCATCAAGTCGATCCACAATTTCAAGGACCGCTCCGACGCCGGCGAATCGTTCGTCGCCATCGACGTGCTGGTGTTCCTCAAGGATTGGCTGGTCGGCCACATCCAGAACACCGACCGGGCCTTCATCAACTTCATCAACGAGCGCCCCGAACCCTGA
- a CDS encoding lipid II:glycine glycyltransferase FemX yields the protein MAVNVSRELGEGDLGNGVGIIDPLRNHRWDRFVQQHPYGWITHLSGWKRVLDHAFPHMTGYYLALKDSAGGFRGALPVYAVESWLTGRRLVSIPFATLCDPLVTDAADMELLSEAVLRLAQRLGISRVEIRTAAAAHLLNRDRFHADCVRKHHFLPLCPDPELVRQRFHRSCVRQRIARAERSDLHLIRGKRESDVMEFYLLHCGTRKRKGLPPHPYLLVKALWQTFAQQGLVELLLCRKGEETVAGLLLFKYKGRVSIEYSAVNALHNDSSPVHFLFWNAIKEACLTGYRVLDFGQTSVRNTSLMEFKSHWGAEVSDLPHFIYPNDPANSCAAGEESMAEKLLHFVCNKAPDTALSYLGDFCYRHLG from the coding sequence ATGGCTGTCAACGTCAGCAGGGAATTGGGCGAGGGGGACCTCGGCAACGGTGTCGGCATCATCGATCCGCTGCGCAACCACCGCTGGGACCGTTTCGTCCAGCAGCACCCCTACGGTTGGATCACCCACCTGTCGGGATGGAAGCGGGTGCTGGACCACGCCTTCCCCCACATGACCGGTTACTATCTTGCCCTCAAGGACTCCGCCGGAGGGTTCCGGGGGGCGCTGCCAGTGTACGCCGTGGAGAGTTGGCTCACGGGGCGGCGGCTGGTGAGCATCCCCTTTGCCACCCTTTGCGATCCGCTGGTGACGGATGCGGCGGACATGGAGCTCCTCAGCGAAGCGGTTCTGCGCCTGGCCCAGAGACTCGGGATCTCCCGCGTCGAGATCAGGACAGCCGCCGCCGCACACCTTTTGAACCGCGACAGGTTCCACGCGGATTGTGTCCGAAAGCATCACTTCCTGCCGCTTTGCCCCGACCCGGAACTGGTCAGGCAGCGCTTTCACCGCAGCTGCGTGCGGCAGCGCATCGCCCGGGCGGAGAGGAGTGACCTTCACCTCATCAGGGGCAAGCGCGAGTCCGACGTCATGGAGTTTTACCTGCTGCATTGCGGCACCAGGAAGAGAAAGGGATTGCCCCCTCACCCCTACCTCCTGGTGAAGGCGCTTTGGCAGACCTTCGCGCAGCAGGGGCTGGTGGAACTGCTGCTGTGCCGCAAGGGGGAAGAAACGGTGGCGGGGCTCCTCCTGTTCAAGTACAAAGGGCGCGTCTCCATCGAGTACTCCGCCGTCAACGCCCTGCATAACGATTCCAGCCCGGTGCATTTCCTGTTCTGGAACGCGATCAAGGAGGCCTGCCTCACGGGCTACCGCGTGCTCGACTTCGGCCAGACATCGGTGCGGAACACGAGCCTGATGGAGTTCAAGTCCCACTGGGGCGCCGAGGTCTCGGACCTCCCCCATTTCATATACCCCAACGACCCCGCGAATTCCTGCGCGGCCGGCGAAGAGTCCATGGCCGAGAAGCTGCTGCACTTCGTCTGCAACAAGGCCCCGGACACGGCGCTCAGTTACCTGGGGGATTTCTGCTACCGGCACCTTGGATAG
- a CDS encoding ArsR family transcriptional regulator, giving the protein MAEARRIQIQEARRKVQAGESLFVCAYDSEEMCGGIRLEKAWTMGEFNARLPEVKKDQEIIFYCN; this is encoded by the coding sequence ATGGCCGAGGCAAGAAGGATTCAGATTCAGGAGGCGCGCAGGAAGGTGCAGGCGGGGGAGTCGCTCTTCGTCTGCGCCTACGACAGCGAGGAGATGTGCGGCGGCATCCGGCTGGAGAAGGCCTGGACGATGGGAGAATTCAACGCCAGGCTTCCCGAGGTGAAGAAGGACCAAGAGATCATCTTCTACTGCAACTGA